One genomic segment of Balaenoptera musculus isolate JJ_BM4_2016_0621 chromosome 11, mBalMus1.pri.v3, whole genome shotgun sequence includes these proteins:
- the P4HTM gene encoding transmembrane prolyl 4-hydroxylase: MAAAAAAGRRSEAVSPQWAPPQHDPAGAAAGLGDCEDTPVRPLCNPRGICSRAYFLVLMVFVHLYLGNVLALLLFVHYSNGDDSSDPGPQRRAQGPGPAPTLAPLTRLEGIKVGYERKVQLVADRDHFIRTLSLKPLLFEIPGFLSDEECRLIIHLAQMKGLQRSQILPTEEYEEAMGTMQISQLDLFQLLDQNHDGRLQLHEVLAQTRLGNGRWMTPENIQEMYSAIKADPDGDGVLSRQEFSNMDLRDFHKYMRSHKAESSQLVRNSHHTWLYQGEGAHHVMRTIRQRVLRLTRLSPEIVELSEPLQVVRYGEGGHYHAHVDSGPVYPETICSHTKLVANESVPFETSCRYMTVLFYLNNVTGGGETVFPVADNRTYDEMSLIQDDVDLRDTRRHCDKGNLRVKPRQGTAVFWYNYLPDGQGWVGDVDDYSLHGGCLVTRGTKWIANNWINVDPSRARQALFQQEMARLAREGGADSQTEWALDRAYRDTRVEL, from the exons atggcggcggcggcggcggcaggccGGCGGTCTGAGGCTGTGAGTCCGCAGTGGGCGCCGCCCCAGCACGACCCGGCCGGGGCAGCGGCGGGGCTGGGCGATTGTGAGGACACACCGGTCCGGCCGCTGTGCAACCCCCGCGGCATCTGCTCGCGCGCTTACTTCCTGGTGCTGATGGTGTTCGTGCACCTGTACCTGGGCAACGTGCTGGCGCTGCTGCTCTTCGTACACTACAGCAACGGCGACGACAGCAGCGACCCCGGGCCCCAGCGCCGGGCCCAGGGCCCCGGGCCCGCGCCAACCTTAGCTCCCCTCACGCGGCTGGAGGGCATCAAG GTGGGGTATGAGCGCAAGGTCCAGCTGGTCGCCGACAGGGATCACTTCATCCGAACCCTCAGCCTCAAGCCTCTGCTCTTCG AAATCCCTGGCTTCCTGAGTGATGAGGAGTGTCGGCTCATCATCCACCTGGCACAGATGAAGGGGTTACAACGCAGCCAGATCCTGCCCACCGAAGAGTATGAGGAAGCAATGGGCACAATGCAAATCAGCCAGCTGGACCTCTTCCAGCTGCTGGACCAAAACCATGATGGTCGCCTGCAGCTCCATGAG GTCCTGGCCCAGACTCGCCTGGGAAATGGACGGTGGATGACTCCAGAGAACATTCAGGAGATGTACTCTGCGATCAAGGCTGACCCTGATGGTGATG GAGTGCTGAGCCGGCAGGAGTTCTCCAACATGGACCTTCGTGACTTTCACAAGTATATGAGGAGCCACAAGGCAGAGTCCAGCCAGCTGGTGCGGAACAGCCACCACACGTGGCTCTACCAGGGCGAAGGTGCCCACCACGTTATGCGCACCATCCGCCAGAG GGTACTGCGCCTCACCCGCCTGTCACCTGAGATCGTGGAGCTCAGCGAGCCGCTGCAGGTCGTGCGGTATGGTGAGGGAGGCCACTACCATGCCCATGTGGACAGCGGGCCTGTGTACCCAGAGACCATCTGCTCCCATACCAAGCTGGTAGCCAATGAGTCTGTACCCTTCGAGACCTCCTGCCG CTACATGACAGTGCTGTTTTATTTGAACAACGTCACCGGTGGGGGCGAGACTGTCTTTCCTGTAGCAGACAACAGAACCTATGACGAAATG AGTCTGATTCAGGACGATGTTGACCTCCGTGACACTCGGAGGCACTGTGACAAGGGGAACCTGCGTGTCAAGCCCCGCCAGGGCACAGCAGTCTTCTGGTACAACTACCTGCCTGATGGGCAAG GTTGGGTGGGCGACGTGGACGACTACTCGCTGCACGGGGGCTGCCTGGTCACGCGCGGCACTAAGTGGATCGCCAACAACTGGATCAACGTGGACCCCAGCCGGGCGCGGCAGGCGCTGTTCCAGCAGGAGATGGCGCGCCTGGCCCGCGAAGGTGGCGCCGACTCGCAGACGGAGTGGGCCCTGGACCGGGCCTACCGCGACACTCGCGTGGAACTCTGA
- the ARIH2 gene encoding E3 ubiquitin-protein ligase ARIH2 isoform X3, translated as MLTAISCILPMALVSHSVAKLILVNFHWQVAEIMDRYKSNSAQLLVEARVQPNPSKHVPTTHPPHHCAVCMQFVRKENLLSLACQHQFCRSCWEQHCSVLVKDGVGVGVSCMAQDCPLRTPEDFVFPLLPNEELRDKYRRYLFRDYVESHYQLQLCPGADCPMVIRVQEPRARRVQCNRCNEVFCFKCRQMYHAPTDCATIRKWLTKCADDSETANYISAHTKDCPKCNICIEKNGGCNHMQCSKCKHDFCWMCLGDWKTHGSEYYECSRYKENPDIVNQSQQAQAREALKKYLFYFERWENHNKSLQLEAQTYQRIHEKIQERVMNNLGTWIDWQYLQNAAKLLAKCRYTLQYTYPYAYYMESGPRKKLFEYQQAQLEAEIENLSWKVERADSYDRGDLENQMHIAEQRRRTLLKDFHDT; from the exons atacaAGTCTAATTCTGCTCAACTGCTCGTTGAGGCTCGAGTTCAGCCCAATCCGTCGAAACAT GTCCCCACAACCCATCCCCCTCACCACTGCGCAGTGTGTATGCAGTTTGTGCGGAAGGAAAACCTACTGTCTCTGGCCTGTCAGCACCAGTTTTGCCGCAGCTGCTGGGAGCAACACTGCTCAGTACTTGTCAAGGACGGCGTGGGTGTGG GTGTCTCTTGCATGGCTCAGGACTGCCCGCTTCGAACACCAGAGGACTTCGTGTTTCCGTTGCTGCCCAATGAAGAATTGAGAGACAAATACAGACGCTACCTCTTCAGGGACTATGTGGAG AGTCACTACCAGCTCCAGCTGTGCCCTGGTGCAGACTGCCCCATGGTTATCCGGGTACAGGAGCCCAGAGCTCGCCGAGTACAGTGCAATCGGTGCAACGAGGTCTTCTG TTTCAAGTGTCGTCAGATGTATCACGCCCCCACAGACTGCGCCACAATTCGGAAATGGCTCACGAAGTGTGCAGACGACTCTGAAACAGCCAACTACATTAGTGCTCACACTAAAGAC TGTCCCAAGTGCAACATCTGCATTGAGAAGAACGGAGGCTGCAATCACATG CAATGCTCCAAGTGTAAACACG ACTTCTGCTGGATGTGTCTAGGAGATTGGAAGACCCACGGCAGCGAGTACTATGAGTGCAGTCGGTACAAGGAGAACCCTGACATTGTCAATCAGAGCCAGCAAGCCCAGGCCAGGGAGGCCCTCAAGAAGTACTTGTTCTACTTTGAGAGG TGGGAAAACCACAACAAGAGCTTGCAGCTGGAGGCACAGACATACCAGCGGATTCACGAGAAGATTCAGGAGAGGGTCATGAATAATCTGGGGACGTGGATCGACTGGCAGTACCTACAAAATGCTGCCAAGCTCTTGGCCAAG TGTCGATACACCCTGCAGTACACGTACCCATATGCATACTACATGGAGTCTGGACCCAGGAAGAAGCTG TTTGAATACCAGCAGGCTCAGCTGGAGGCTGAGATCGAAAACCTGTCGTGGAAGGTGGAGCGTGCAGACAGCTATGACAGAGGG GACTTAGAGAACCAGATGCACATAGCAGAGCAGCGGAGGAGAACCCTGCTGAAGGATTTCCATGACACCTAG